GATGCTTCCATCACCACAGCACTGCTTGATAGAGTGTTGGCACAGAGACTCccatgagcaagcacagttagATGGAACCTCCACAGCTGTGCAGTGAACACCTCCTCCAGGGAGAGAACGTATCAGGGACTCAGGCGACTTCGACCACGACTTCCAGATTCCTCCTGGAACTGTTCCATCACGTCACGCCTCATTTGGACGCTCTGTACAACCAGCTCCAGAAGCAGTGAGCCACCGCTCTGTGTCCAGGAAGTCATGCAGAATGCAGGTAAATTAATACGTTCTGCTCTTATTGTAATGTTGCTAATATTgtgttaatatataaatacagaccatttagtGTCGATGATTCTTGTACAACTTAAGTAATGCAACATTTCTAGACAATATAAGAAGCAACTAAAGATGAGCTTTTCCCTTCTGGCTCCGTTCAGAGAGTCCCCCCCTACTCTCAgtggagcagggggggggagggggggtggggtccCAGGCTCGAGGCCTGGGCTAGATACAGTGTGGGATTTCCTACTATATAATATGAATAATCAGCATATATTCATGCGACTACTTTGTACTATACCATACCATACTATATTATACTATCtccatattttattaaaatggtgcatttgttttttttaggtttgtgACACAATCTCCATATGGAGAGGTTCTCTTTGAGGATGAGTTCAGGCGCTGCAGTACTGTGCCTCGGCACCAGGTGTTCACGGGCCACCACCTACAGGACACCTCAGGGACTGCAGCTCTGCTGAAGCTCCTACCCTCTGCTCCACTGCAGCTGAATCTGAAAGGTGCTTGTCAACCCTGAAGCCAGTGAGGACCTCCCTCAGGGACACAGTGTCCCAGGATCGTCTCCCTGTGTCGGCCGTGCTCTGTGGAAAAGACACGTGTCTAAGACATTACCGACTTCCACCATAGAGTCATTCAGAAATTTGCATCAGAAGTGCAAAATTTCCTTTTAAACACGTTGATGAGATACTATGTGAAACATGTCTTTTGtttaaaatgctgttttaaTTTTCATGATTAAAAAACCCACATAGAAATAAAATTCACAGATTGGCAGTTACTTATTAATGCttcaacaatataaatataattttttttcctaCTGAGTAAGTAGTTGGTTGGTTTTAGCTCATCTGTTAAATGGCGCCTCAGTTTCACTGAGCAATACTGCGATAAGAAAGAATGATCCTCCCTCAGACTTCTGGCTAGCTACTGCTCCAGATCCATCCGCTCTCTGAAACTCCTCGGCTTCTTCAAACTCCCTTGAGCCTCAGGAGAACATCAGCCACACGTTGGAAGTCAGCGCTGAcacatttaaaagtttaaagTACCTAAAAATAGACTGTTCTTTAAACAAAGATCTTTGAGTTGATGCATTGGGCGGAAGTGAAAACCTTGGTTAAGAAGGACCACCTAACTTCCTCATGTGTGGATTCCTTTTCAGAGATGTTCCACACCAGCCTGGTGTCCCTTGCAGTGCTGCTGTGCTCTGCCCTCTTGGTCGATGGAGGGAAGGTCTTGGTGTTCCCTGTAGATGGAAGCCACTGGATCAACATGAAGGTCCTCATCGAGGAGCTTCACTCCAGAGGGCATGAGATCACAGTCCTGCGACCGTCCGACACCTGGTACATCAAGCAAGATTCTCCCCACTATAAGTCCATCACCATCAATTCCTCAGCTGGTTTTGATGAGGAAAACTTTGGCTTATTAATATCCTCAATGGTGAACATGCGTCTGGAAGGTGCATCACTATGGAAATACATATCTATGCAGTACAACAAATTTAACGTGTTGTATTTCATACATAAGCAGGCCGTTGAGATGGTGGAGCAGATGTTTCAGGACACCAAACTGATGCAGAGCCTTCACGATGCCAATTATGATTTGGTTCTGACAGATCCTGCTATTGGTGGAGGTGTGCTTCTGGGTCACCGCTTGGGTCTTCCACTTGTCTTCAATGTGAGGTGGACCATTCAGGGTGAGGGACATCAGGCAATAGCACCATCCCCAGTCTCATATGTCCCAATACAAGAGTCAGAGCTGACTGACAAGATGACCTTCAATCAGAGAGTCAAGAACTTCCTCTTCTATTTATTTACACGTTTTCAAGTTTGGTACACTGTGGATTCAAACTACAAACCTTTTGTCCAGCGTCACTTCGGCAGTGATGTACATTACATGGAGCTGTTCCAAGCGGCAGATATCTGGCTGATGAGGAACGATTTTACCTTTGAGTTCCCAAGACCCACGATGCCGAACATCATCTACATGTCGGGGTTTCAGTGCAAACCCTCCAAGCCTCTGTCCAAAGACCTGGAGGAGTTTGTCCAGAGCTCTGGTGAACATGGGGTCATCGTTATGACGCTGGGAACGCTGGTGGCAAACCTTCCAGAGGACGTCACTGACCACATCGCAGCAGCTTTTGCCAAACTTCCTCAGAAGGTGATCTGGAGGCACCAAGGAACAAGGCCGTCCACTCTTGGGAACAACACCTTACTCTTAGACTGGCTGCCTCAGAACGACCTCCTGGGTCACCCCAAGACCAGACTGTTTGTGGCCCATGGAGGAACCAATGGAATCCAGGAGGCCGTCTACCACGGCGTTCCCCTGGTGGGCCTGCCTCTACTGTTTGATCAGCATGATAACTTCTTCAAGATGAAAGTAAGAGGTGTGGCCAAAGTCATGGACATTGCAACTGTGAACAGAGAGAACTTCTTGGAGGCGCTGGAGGAGGTTCTCTATGAACCGAGCTACAGGGAGAACATGAGGAAGCTGTCCAACCTGCAGAGAGATCAGCCCATCAAGCCACTGGACCATGCCGTGTTCTGGATCGAGTTCGTCATGAGGCACAAGGGGGCGCCGCACCTCAGGACCGAGTCTTATAAGATGTCCCTGGTCCAGTACTACTCCATCGATGTCATTGGCTGTCTGCTGGCAGTTGGGTTGGCAGCATTCACTCTCTTTATTGCTGTCATCAAGTTTTTGTGGCGCAGAGTGTTTTACAgaagcaaagtaaaaaatgaaTGAGAGTGCTGCAACATTTCACAATTTTATGATCTGAATTTTGATTCATGAAAACGATACTAAGTCTTTCACTATGTGCAGCTGAACGCAGCAAGctcctcccacctcccaccTGGAGTAGAGGTTTCAACTGTGGCCACTGCCCACAGCCAACAGCTCAGTCCAACCTGCTCCTTTACCTTTATATACTTATTCATTATTAATGTTTGATTCAAATAAAACTGTTCTGATGAACACGATGGGATTCTCTATATATAAGAGTCCACTGTGAGTGAGTAGCtgccactcaacaaaatcacgactgtttgttGTCCTAGCTCCTAAACGTTGGAACGAGCcccccattgacatcaggacagaaagACCACCCGTCGTCCTCCGGAGAGGAAGGACACATCTCTTCACACTATACGCTAAGAAGATTATGTCTAATAAGAATCTTAAACTCCggtgtttatatataaaaagcagaaaattcctcctgccgagaaattaaGAATGTGTGCCTAGACACGGAGAGAACGTCTACAGACTACCTACAGACTGTCTACAGACTGCCAACAGACTGCCTACAGACTTTACACAGACCGCCTACAGACTGCCTACAGACTATCTACAGACTCCCTACAGACTACCTACAGACCGCCTACAGACTGCCTACAGACTATCTACAGACTCCCTACAGACTTTAGACAGACTGCCTACAGACTGCCTACAGACTATCTACAGAGTGTATACAGACTTTAGACAGACTTCCTACAGACTGCCAACAGACTGCCTACAGACTGCCAACAGACTTCCTACAGACTGCCAACAGACTGCCTACAGACTGCCAACAGACTGCCTACAGACTGCCTACAGACTGCCAACAGACTGCCTACAGACTACCTACAGACTGTCTACAGACTGCCTACAGACTTTAGACAGACTGCCTACAGACTGCCTACAGACTATCTACAGAGTGTATACAGACTTTAGACAGACTTCCTACAGACTGCCAACAGACTGCCTACAGACTACCTACAGACTGTCTACAGACTGTCTACAGACTGCATACAGACTTTAGACAGACTGTCTACAGACTGCCTACACACTTTAGACAGACTGCCTACAGACTGTCTACAGACGGTCTACAGACTGTCTACAGACTGCATACAGACTTTAGACAGACTGTCTACAGACTGCCTACACACTTTAGACAGACTGCCTACAGACTGTCTACAGACGGTCTACAGACGGTCTACAGACGGTCTACAGACTGCCATGTGGCCGCTCAGTACTCGTCCTCTTCGCCTTCTAAGAACGTGCTGCTGCTTGAATTGTAACATCAAAGACATCAAAGGAATCTGTCCTGGCAAAACACGCTCAAAAAGAGAAAGATACACTCTAGCAATGCCCTTGAACAACTTGCGATTATTCATAAACTATAATTCcaatttgtgaaataaaaacactgtgagcaTCCCAAGACTTTGCCGAGCaaatagatatattttttaatggtAAGACTAAAACAAATTGACAGTGGGAGTGAATTAGAAAAGTTTGGCTTCTTCCAGAAAATTCCTCTCAAAattaacattagacccaatgggGAAGAGACAGCTCTTTGCTCTTCTGCACTCCCCGAACAACTACTTGgttctcaaaaactataaggcctatctgtgaaataaaaacaaggcgAGAAACCCAAGACCTTGCTGGACacagaaatgtcttttttattgGTTAGAGTTAAGAAATGGGACCGTGGGAGCCAGTTAGATAATCTTGACTTTCGGGCTCGCTACCGATATTTCCTCTCTAAATTAACATGGGCCTGAATGGAGAGGGTTCAGAGAACTACAGTATAAAAAATGCGTACAACCAAATGTTCAGATCTGATATATTTCATAGTGACATTTCAGCGAAGCTTTTGTGGCTGCTTTTGGCAAtttttgaatttaaaaatgaaatgcaCTGATATATGGCAGCTACATGTAGCACGTGTAGTTGGGCTTTTGAAGCTTATTGCACTTGTATGATTTTTGCTGCTCTTGGTTTGTTCCCTAATGGTTGAatgaaaaaattgtaatttacatTGGATAAAAGTGACTTAAGATGatatgtaatgtattttccatGTACACCCACAGAATTTTATAAGCTTAATGTACGctcaaacacattcattcatgGCAACAGGCTTCTGTCTTATGAGGAATCGCTCTATATAATGTTACACTTTATAATGTCCTTCAATGCTTTTTGTACAATGACCAACAATACAAATGAttgtcaaatgttttaaaataaagatgcttaaaatatatgaaaaataaataatgcacaACAGTCGAACTCAGTTCACTTcttgacaaactgtgattttttttactttttacatttgcaGACCTTTCAATGATCTAAGGAATTCATTATAATGTACTTctatttctttaaatacacattgaaCAAGAGAACAAACTCACAGTGTTTGTCTCTGACAAACAGTCAAGACatgtagtagcagtagtagtagaagAGAACCATTTGTAGAGTAGTACTAGAAGGAGTACAAGAAGCATTAGTTGTATCAGTGGTAACAGTGGGATCAACTACTGTGTACAGTACACAGGTATTTGCTTTGTCGAGCACAGTTAAAAGCCACAGAAGGTATtttagattcaagattcaagggaacaaacaaacaaacatcattcTAAAAGACACAATAGTGACACCTAAAAATACTTCATGGAAAAGATATAATAAAAGACCAGTTAAATGCTAAAAAGTGCAATTAAATAACCAAGTTCAATTATTATAAATCATCTTATATCTTAATTGATTAAACTGTGAAAtaatgattaaaagtcatttcAAATCTGATTAACAGATGAACAACATTTCTCTCCTTTACATAACCCTTCCTAATATAATACATTCCTATTATTTGTGAATTAATACGCTCATATCTGCATCCACACATAGGAGACGTGCTCATAGTCAGTTGTTTGAGTTGATGCATTGGGTTGAAGTGAAAACCTTGGTTAAGAAGGACCACCTAACTTCCTCATGTGTGGATTCCTTTTCAGAGATGTTCCACACCAGCCTGGTGTCCCTTGCAGTGCTGCTGTGCTCTGCCCTCT
The genomic region above belongs to Pleuronectes platessa chromosome 4, fPlePla1.1, whole genome shotgun sequence and contains:
- the LOC128438818 gene encoding UDP-glucuronosyltransferase 2A2 codes for the protein MFHTSLVSLAVLLCSALLVDGGKVLVFPVDGSHWINMKVLIEELHSRGHEITVLRPSDTWYIKQDSPHYKSITINSSAGFDEENFGLLISSMVNMRLEGASLWKYISMQYNKFNVLYFIHKQAVEMVEQMFQDTKLMQSLHDANYDLVLTDPAIGGGVLLGHRLGLPLVFNVRWTIQGEGHQAIAPSPVSYVPIQESELTDKMTFNQRVKNFLFYLFTRFQVWYTVDSNYKPFVQRHFGSDVHYMELFQAADIWLMRNDFTFEFPRPTMPNIIYMSGFQCKPSKPLSKDLEEFVQSSGEHGVIVMTLGTLVANLPEDVTDHIAAAFAKLPQKVIWRHQGTRPSTLGNNTLLLDWLPQNDLLGHPKTRLFVAHGGTNGIQEAVYHGVPLVGLPLLFDQHDNFFKMKVRGVAKVMDIATVNRENFLEALEEVLYEPSYRENMRKLSNLQRDQPIKPLDHAVFWIEFVMRHKGAPHLRTESYKMSLVQYYSIDVIGCLLAVGLAAFTLFIAVIKFLWRRVFYRSKVKNE